The Streptomyces sp. NBC_01689 genome includes a window with the following:
- a CDS encoding protein-tyrosine phosphatase family protein → MTGTWEAGKGVLRLPSGRLIRGRGLRHPIPDGPVPAYAVYLLGRPPPRTPWEARWLRWPDFRLPNSRAEARTVLTEAWVRASAERVEIACAGGRGRTGTALACLAVLDGVPAGQAVDFVRRNYDARAVETPWQKRYVLRFAETAASS, encoded by the coding sequence ATGACGGGGACCTGGGAGGCCGGCAAGGGGGTACTGCGCCTCCCTTCCGGACGTCTGATACGCGGGCGGGGGCTACGACACCCGATTCCCGACGGCCCGGTTCCCGCCTACGCCGTGTATCTCCTCGGCAGACCGCCTCCCCGCACGCCGTGGGAGGCCCGGTGGCTGCGGTGGCCCGACTTCCGGCTGCCGAACAGCCGTGCCGAAGCCCGGACCGTCCTGACGGAGGCCTGGGTCCGAGCGAGTGCCGAACGTGTCGAGATCGCGTGCGCCGGCGGGCGCGGTCGCACGGGAACGGCCCTCGCCTGCCTCGCCGTTCTGGACGGGGTGCCCGCCGGCCAGGCGGTGGACTTCGTCCGCCGGAACTACGACGCCCGTGCCGTCGAGACCCCTTGGCAGAAGCGTTACGTCCTCCGTTTCGCGGAGACCGCGGCATCCTCGTAG
- a CDS encoding VOC family protein: MSVELNHTIIHARDNRESAEFLARVLGLEVGTEWGPFLPVATDNGVALDFATVPAGSIVPQHYAFLISDEEFDASFARIRQAGITYYADPRLKQPGEINHHHGGRGLYFMDPAGHGMEIITRPYGSHEPAPTAS, translated from the coding sequence ATGTCCGTCGAGTTGAATCACACCATCATCCACGCCCGGGACAACCGGGAGTCGGCCGAGTTCCTGGCGCGTGTCCTGGGGCTCGAGGTCGGGACCGAGTGGGGCCCGTTCCTTCCCGTGGCCACCGACAACGGGGTCGCCCTCGACTTCGCCACCGTCCCGGCGGGGTCGATCGTCCCGCAGCACTACGCGTTCCTCATCTCCGACGAGGAGTTCGACGCCTCCTTCGCGCGTATCCGGCAGGCCGGGATCACGTACTACGCCGATCCGCGCCTGAAGCAGCCCGGAGAGATCAACCACCATCACGGTGGGCGGGGGCTGTACTTCATGGACCCGGCCGGACACGGCATGGAGATCATCACGCGGCCCTACGGAAGCCACGAACCGGCACCGACGGCCTCGTGA
- a CDS encoding CGNR zinc finger domain-containing protein, with translation MNHAFPCGTLPLDFVGTLRARRNTVPTEKLASPELLDAWFVESGMLDAAPDANEADLEAAVELRELIYELVFLRLAGEELPAAAVAALNRRAAGMPVEVQLGKDGVSHTGSASQGLAGLAREAVEILGGDEATLLRECARPECTQVYLDHSRGHRREWCAMKTCGSRVKSAAYRARQRSAQN, from the coding sequence GTGAACCATGCCTTTCCCTGCGGAACGCTTCCCCTCGACTTCGTCGGCACCCTGCGCGCGCGGCGCAACACGGTGCCCACGGAGAAGCTTGCCTCTCCCGAGCTGCTCGACGCGTGGTTCGTCGAGTCCGGGATGCTCGACGCGGCTCCCGACGCGAACGAGGCGGACCTCGAAGCAGCGGTGGAACTGCGTGAGTTGATCTACGAGTTGGTCTTCCTGCGTCTGGCGGGCGAGGAACTCCCCGCGGCGGCGGTCGCCGCGCTGAACCGGCGAGCGGCCGGCATGCCCGTGGAAGTCCAGCTCGGCAAGGACGGCGTGAGTCACACCGGGTCGGCCTCCCAGGGGCTCGCGGGCCTCGCGCGCGAGGCGGTCGAGATCCTCGGGGGCGACGAGGCGACACTGCTGCGCGAGTGCGCCCGGCCCGAGTGCACCCAGGTCTACCTCGACCACTCACGCGGTCACCGCAGGGAGTGGTGCGCCATGAAGACCTGCGGAAGCCGGGTCAAGTCCGCCGCCTACCGGGCGCGTCAACGCAGCGCGCAGAACTGA
- a CDS encoding LacI family DNA-binding transcriptional regulator, with amino-acid sequence MTPTRRPTLADVAREVGVSAKTVSRVLNEDGPSSAETRRRVLEAVDRLGFQPNLMARSIRTGGPDTTVGLVIPDVGNPFFGAVAGGIEDALHTSGLTLLMGSSDDDPEREQALIDTFLARRVSVLMVAPAVGAEHSRLRPHRSAGMPVVFLDRPGTGLTTDTVVSTNRSGTREGVAHLIAGGHRRIGFVGDTPARLYTRRERLAGYREALAEAGLPHDRALVADAHDPRTAAEATARLLDLADPPTALLSGNNNMTLGVLSQLARGGRKDVAVVAFDDVPIASLLEPALTVVAQDPEAVGSTAGAIALRRLAGDRSRARTVTVETRLIRRGSGELRPVASAE; translated from the coding sequence ATGACACCGACCCGCAGACCAACGCTCGCCGACGTCGCCCGCGAGGTCGGGGTCAGTGCCAAGACGGTCTCCCGAGTGCTCAACGAGGACGGCCCCAGCTCGGCCGAGACGCGCAGACGGGTCCTGGAAGCCGTGGACAGACTCGGCTTCCAGCCCAATCTGATGGCCCGCTCCATCCGGACCGGAGGCCCGGACACCACCGTGGGACTGGTCATACCCGACGTCGGGAACCCGTTCTTCGGGGCGGTCGCGGGCGGTATCGAGGACGCGCTGCACACCAGCGGCCTGACTCTGCTGATGGGCTCGTCGGACGACGACCCGGAGCGGGAACAGGCGCTCATCGACACGTTCCTGGCGCGCCGGGTGAGCGTGCTGATGGTCGCGCCCGCCGTGGGCGCCGAGCACTCCCGGCTGCGGCCGCACCGGTCGGCGGGCATGCCCGTCGTCTTCCTCGACCGGCCGGGCACCGGTCTGACGACGGACACGGTGGTCAGCACCAACCGCTCCGGCACCCGCGAGGGCGTGGCCCATCTGATCGCGGGCGGCCATCGGCGGATCGGGTTCGTCGGCGACACACCGGCTCGGCTCTACACGCGTCGCGAGCGGCTCGCCGGATACCGCGAGGCGCTCGCCGAAGCGGGCCTTCCCCACGATCGCGCCCTGGTCGCCGACGCACACGATCCCCGGACCGCGGCCGAGGCGACCGCCCGGCTGCTCGACCTGGCCGACCCGCCGACGGCCCTGCTGTCGGGCAACAACAACATGACACTCGGCGTCCTGAGTCAGCTGGCCCGCGGCGGACGCAAGGACGTCGCTGTCGTCGCCTTCGACGACGTCCCGATCGCGTCCCTGCTCGAACCGGCGCTCACCGTCGTGGCCCAGGACCCGGAGGCCGTGGGCTCGACCGCGGGAGCGATCGCGCTGAGGCGTCTGGCGGGAGACCGCTCGCGGGCCCGCACCGTCACCGTGGAGACCCGCCTGATCCGACGTGGTTCCGGTGAACTCCGCCCGGTCGCAAGCGCGGAGTGA
- a CDS encoding ATP-binding cassette domain-containing protein: MLSARGLVKRYGHVTAIDGADFDLMPGEVLAVIGDNGAGKTSLIKALTGALVPDAGEIRLGGEPIRFGGPQDARARGIETVYQDLAVAPSMDIASNMFLGREIRRPGVLGSVFRLLDKRAMREQAAAHLAALKVGIGSLTQPVETLSGGQRQAVAVARAAAWARSVVVMDEPTAALGVKESGQVLDLIRRIRDSGVPVILISHNMPHVFEIADRVHVHRLGRRAAVIKPSDYTMAEVVAIMTGALNVSADGGTVVADSDAASAAGVRPS, from the coding sequence GTGCTCAGCGCGCGCGGGCTGGTCAAGCGCTACGGCCATGTCACCGCCATCGACGGCGCCGACTTCGACCTGATGCCCGGCGAGGTGCTCGCCGTCATCGGCGACAACGGTGCCGGCAAGACGAGCCTGATCAAGGCTCTCACCGGCGCGCTGGTCCCGGACGCGGGCGAGATCCGCCTCGGCGGCGAGCCGATCCGCTTCGGAGGACCGCAGGACGCCAGGGCCCGGGGCATCGAGACCGTGTACCAGGACCTGGCGGTCGCCCCGTCCATGGACATCGCGTCGAACATGTTCCTCGGCCGCGAGATCCGCCGTCCCGGCGTGCTCGGCTCGGTCTTCCGGCTCCTCGACAAGCGGGCCATGCGGGAGCAGGCCGCCGCGCACCTGGCGGCGCTGAAGGTGGGCATCGGCTCGCTCACCCAGCCGGTGGAAACCTTGTCCGGCGGTCAGCGCCAGGCCGTCGCGGTGGCCCGCGCGGCGGCCTGGGCACGCAGCGTGGTGGTGATGGACGAGCCGACCGCCGCGCTCGGGGTCAAGGAGTCCGGTCAGGTACTCGACCTGATCCGCCGCATCCGTGACAGCGGCGTGCCGGTGATTCTCATCAGCCACAACATGCCGCACGTCTTCGAGATCGCCGACCGCGTCCACGTCCACCGGCTGGGCCGCCGAGCCGCGGTGATCAAACCGTCGGACTACACCATGGCGGAGGTGGTCGCCATCATGACGGGGGCGCTGAACGTGTCCGCCGACGGGGGTACGGTCGTCGCGGACAGTGACGCCGCCTCCGCGGCCGGGGTCCGGCCGAGCTGA
- a CDS encoding ABC transporter permease — protein MAVSTSLAAGKDPLTLRRLLTTPVAGPFAALVLASVFFSVGTDRFLSGGNFSLILQQVMVVGTLAIGQTLIILTAGIDLSCGAVMAFGSILMARLAVHQGWPPLLAVLAGLLVCGAFGLLNGLLVQAVPLPPFIVTLGMLNVAFALTHLYSEEQTVTGLPGTLTALGRTFPLGRTDVTYGSLVTVALFLGFAYALGSTSWGRHVYALGNSSESARLSGIRVGRLTVSVYVVAGLVYGIAALLLVSRTGVGDPQAGQTDNLDSITAVVLGGTSLFGGRGTVLGTFVGVLIVGVFRNGLQLMGVSSVYQTLVTGVLVILAVTVDQLSRKGTR, from the coding sequence ATGGCCGTCTCCACCTCGCTCGCCGCGGGCAAGGACCCGCTCACCCTGCGCAGACTGCTCACGACGCCCGTCGCCGGTCCGTTCGCGGCCCTGGTGCTCGCGTCGGTGTTCTTCTCCGTCGGCACCGACCGGTTCCTGTCCGGCGGAAACTTCTCGCTCATCCTCCAGCAGGTGATGGTCGTCGGCACGCTCGCGATCGGGCAGACGCTGATCATCCTGACCGCCGGGATCGACCTGTCGTGCGGTGCCGTCATGGCCTTCGGCAGCATCCTGATGGCAAGGCTGGCCGTTCATCAGGGGTGGCCGCCGCTGCTCGCGGTGCTGGCGGGACTGCTCGTCTGCGGAGCGTTCGGACTGCTCAACGGACTGCTCGTACAGGCCGTGCCCCTGCCCCCGTTCATCGTCACCCTCGGCATGCTGAACGTGGCGTTCGCCCTCACCCACCTCTACTCCGAGGAGCAGACGGTGACCGGGCTGCCGGGAACGCTCACCGCTCTCGGCCGCACCTTCCCGCTGGGCAGGACGGACGTGACCTACGGGTCGCTGGTCACCGTGGCGCTGTTCCTCGGTTTCGCGTACGCGCTCGGCAGCACCTCCTGGGGCCGTCATGTGTACGCCCTGGGGAACAGTTCCGAGAGCGCTCGGCTCAGCGGCATCCGGGTCGGGCGGCTGACCGTGAGCGTGTACGTCGTCGCCGGACTCGTCTACGGCATCGCCGCGCTGCTGCTCGTGTCGCGCACCGGAGTGGGTGACCCGCAGGCCGGCCAGACCGACAACCTGGACAGCATCACCGCGGTCGTCCTGGGCGGCACGAGTCTCTTCGGCGGACGGGGTACGGTCCTGGGCACGTTCGTCGGTGTGCTCATCGTCGGCGTCTTCCGCAACGGGCTCCAGCTGATGGGGGTTTCCTCCGTCTACCAGACGCTGGTCACCGGCGTCCTGGTGATCCTGGCCGTGACCGTCGATCAGCTGTCTCGGAAGGGGACACGATGA
- a CDS encoding substrate-binding domain-containing protein — MFPRTRPALSVGVACLALSLTACGSGSGGGSSSGDAKVGLITKTDTNPYFVKMREGAEQAAKSAHVDLSTAAGKFDGDNASQVTALENMVASGVKGVLITPNDSKAIVPAIAKARAKGVLVIALDTPPEPQSAADALFATDNVKAGELIGAYAKAAMKGKAAKIATLDLAPGISVGVQRHDGFAKGFGIGATDPSIVCSQDTGGDQAKGQTAMENCLQKAPDINLVYTINEPAALGAYTALKAKGREKDVMIVSIDGGCTGVQAVKDGKIAATSQQYPLKMASDGVKAIVSYAKGGKKASGYTDTGVQLITDKAQTGIEAKDTGFGLQNCWG; from the coding sequence ATGTTTCCCAGAACCCGTCCGGCCCTTTCCGTCGGAGTCGCCTGCCTCGCCCTGTCCCTGACGGCCTGCGGGTCCGGCTCAGGCGGCGGCTCCTCGTCCGGCGACGCCAAGGTCGGACTGATCACCAAGACGGACACCAACCCCTACTTCGTGAAGATGCGCGAGGGGGCCGAGCAGGCCGCGAAGTCCGCGCACGTCGATCTGTCCACGGCGGCCGGCAAGTTCGACGGTGACAACGCCAGTCAGGTCACCGCGCTGGAGAACATGGTCGCGTCGGGGGTCAAGGGCGTGCTGATCACCCCGAACGACTCGAAGGCCATCGTGCCCGCGATCGCCAAGGCCCGCGCCAAGGGTGTGCTGGTGATCGCCCTCGACACCCCGCCCGAGCCGCAGAGCGCCGCCGACGCGCTCTTCGCCACGGACAACGTGAAGGCGGGCGAGTTGATCGGCGCGTACGCCAAGGCGGCCATGAAGGGCAAGGCCGCGAAGATCGCCACGCTGGACCTCGCCCCGGGCATCTCGGTCGGCGTGCAGCGCCACGACGGCTTCGCGAAGGGCTTCGGTATCGGTGCGACCGATCCGTCCATCGTCTGCTCCCAGGACACCGGCGGCGACCAGGCCAAGGGCCAGACCGCCATGGAGAACTGCCTGCAGAAGGCGCCCGACATCAACCTCGTCTACACCATCAACGAGCCCGCCGCCCTCGGGGCGTACACCGCGCTCAAGGCCAAGGGCCGTGAGAAGGACGTCATGATCGTCTCGATCGACGGCGGGTGCACGGGCGTCCAGGCGGTCAAGGACGGCAAGATCGCCGCCACGTCGCAGCAGTACCCCCTGAAGATGGCCTCGGACGGCGTCAAGGCGATCGTCTCCTACGCCAAGGGCGGCAAGAAGGCGTCGGGTTACACCGACACCGGGGTGCAGCTCATCACCGACAAGGCACAGACCGGCATCGAGGCCAAGGACACCGGCTTCGGTCTGCAGAACTGCTGGGGCTGA
- a CDS encoding glycoside hydrolase family 32 protein, giving the protein MRRRARALLVTLVVALAAILPSTPAVAGTVQDYPEFPYPPTTYSEPYRGQFHFSSQAGWMNDPNGLVYANGLYHFFYQHNPHGLAWDTMHWGHATSPDLVHWTQKPMALEPGVHPGTLFSGGGVVDKDDTSGLRTGSLDPIVVFSNTDGVSVYYSNDNGRTFQAYDKGRKVIDIPAESRDPKVFWDAARHRWTMVVWSSQGGNGVNIYTSPNLLDWTFASRFAAPWLFECPDLYPLDLDGRAGRQKWVLTSASSQYVVGSFDGRTFTTDWTQPQQMDLGTTYAGGSFYAAETFTGTPDGRTVQMAWQGGNYGSTWTGNATFPAALALVTTPDGPRVTRTPVAELESLASDSRTWKNRTLDAAKKGNLLADVKADTYELTAQFDVNGATATQFGFDLHLRSDGSADRRVVYDTKAQTLQGKPLRPRNGKVTMRILVDRGQLEIFADGGLYSLSDNASFDSSADSQGIGLFTAGGKVTLDSATFTRLNTSWGTAQSTLLSNLKGPWHASGGAWSDTSGGKRVSASGDAFYLSAGSAGDAVYQGDITLDSARAGGLTFRANAAGVGYTANIDTSGVVKLWRPGKDIATYATPVAAGSTHHLKVQTTGSRIRVWLDNGADPVIDATDDTYPSGVFGANVYNGTATVQNLNTGSGGFVTFAATRWAQRGGTWTVEPDGLHGRSAQDAFCLSDRTGTDFTYQGDLTVTNGTAAGLTFRADPDGAGYTANIDTSGVVKLWRPGRDIATFRTTVVEGRTYHLKVQTTGSRIRVWLGDGADPVIDATDDTYTDGVFGVNGFAAGMVVQNLAVG; this is encoded by the coding sequence ATGCGTCGAAGAGCCAGGGCCCTGCTCGTCACCCTGGTCGTGGCCCTGGCCGCGATCCTGCCGAGCACACCCGCCGTCGCCGGGACAGTGCAGGACTATCCGGAGTTCCCCTATCCGCCGACCACCTACAGCGAGCCGTACCGGGGGCAGTTCCACTTCAGCTCGCAGGCCGGCTGGATGAACGACCCCAACGGTCTCGTCTACGCCAACGGGCTGTACCACTTCTTCTACCAGCACAACCCGCACGGACTGGCCTGGGACACCATGCACTGGGGCCATGCCACCAGCCCCGACCTGGTCCACTGGACGCAGAAGCCGATGGCGCTCGAACCGGGGGTGCATCCGGGCACACTCTTCTCCGGTGGCGGTGTCGTCGACAAGGACGACACCTCCGGCCTCAGGACCGGCTCCCTCGACCCCATCGTGGTGTTCTCCAACACCGACGGTGTGAGCGTCTACTACAGCAACGACAACGGGCGGACGTTCCAGGCGTACGACAAAGGACGCAAGGTCATCGACATCCCCGCCGAGAGCCGCGACCCGAAGGTGTTCTGGGACGCTGCCAGACACCGTTGGACCATGGTGGTGTGGTCCTCCCAGGGCGGCAACGGGGTGAACATCTACACCTCGCCGAACCTTCTGGACTGGACGTTCGCCAGCCGCTTCGCGGCCCCCTGGCTGTTCGAGTGCCCCGACCTGTACCCGCTCGACCTGGACGGCAGGGCCGGGCGGCAGAAATGGGTGCTGACGTCCGCGTCCAGCCAGTACGTGGTCGGTTCCTTCGACGGCAGGACGTTCACCACAGACTGGACCCAGCCCCAGCAGATGGACCTCGGTACCACGTACGCGGGAGGCAGCTTCTACGCCGCCGAGACGTTCACCGGCACGCCGGACGGCCGCACGGTGCAGATGGCCTGGCAGGGCGGCAACTACGGCAGCACCTGGACCGGCAACGCCACGTTCCCGGCGGCCCTCGCCCTGGTGACCACACCCGACGGTCCGCGCGTCACGCGGACCCCGGTCGCCGAGCTGGAGTCCCTGGCCTCCGACAGCCGTACCTGGAAGAACCGGACCCTCGATGCGGCCAAGAAGGGCAACCTCCTGGCCGACGTCAAAGCCGACACCTACGAACTGACCGCGCAATTCGACGTCAACGGCGCCACGGCCACCCAGTTCGGCTTCGACCTCCACCTGCGCTCGGACGGCAGCGCCGACCGGAGGGTCGTCTACGACACCAAGGCGCAGACGCTGCAGGGCAAACCGCTCAGGCCGAGGAACGGCAAGGTCACGATGCGCATCCTCGTGGACCGGGGACAGCTCGAGATCTTCGCCGACGGCGGACTGTACTCCCTGTCCGACAACGCCTCCTTCGACTCCTCGGCGGACAGCCAAGGCATCGGGCTCTTCACGGCGGGCGGGAAGGTGACGCTTGACAGCGCGACCTTCACCCGCCTGAACACCAGCTGGGGCACGGCACAGTCGACGCTGCTGAGCAATCTGAAGGGCCCCTGGCACGCCTCCGGCGGCGCCTGGAGCGACACGAGCGGCGGCAAACGGGTCTCCGCCTCCGGTGACGCCTTCTACCTGAGCGCCGGCAGCGCGGGGGACGCCGTATACCAGGGCGACATCACTCTCGACTCCGCGCGGGCCGGCGGACTCACCTTCCGCGCGAACGCGGCGGGCGTGGGCTACACCGCGAACATCGACACCAGCGGCGTGGTCAAACTGTGGCGCCCCGGCAAGGACATCGCGACCTACGCCACGCCCGTCGCGGCGGGCAGCACCCACCATCTGAAGGTGCAGACGACCGGCAGCCGCATCCGCGTCTGGCTCGACAACGGTGCCGATCCGGTCATCGACGCGACCGACGACACCTACCCGAGCGGGGTGTTCGGGGCCAACGTCTACAACGGCACGGCCACGGTGCAGAATCTCAACACCGGATCCGGGGGCTTCGTGACGTTCGCCGCGACGCGATGGGCCCAGCGCGGCGGCACCTGGACCGTCGAACCGGACGGGCTGCACGGGCGCAGCGCCCAGGACGCCTTCTGTCTCAGCGACCGCACGGGCACAGACTTCACCTACCAGGGTGACCTGACCGTCACCAACGGCACCGCCGCGGGGCTCACCTTCCGAGCCGATCCCGACGGAGCGGGCTACACCGCGAACATCGACACCAGCGGCGTGGTGAAGCTGTGGCGCCCCGGGCGTGACATCGCGACCTTCAGGACGACCGTCGTCGAAGGGCGTACCTACCATCTGAAGGTGCAGACGACCGGCAGCCGCATCCGCGTCTGGCTCGGCGACGGCGCCGATCCGGTCATCGACGCGACGGACGACACCTACACGGACGGAGTGTTCGGCGTGAACGGCTTCGCGGCCGGCATGGTGGTCCAGAATCTGGCCGTCGGTTGA
- a CDS encoding DUF4232 domain-containing protein — translation MRCSTGIRRASAALVSVSAVTALLTGCQPDGGPTAPAPASDDRAGGAGSSSPTASGTSRPAGTPDPTAGDPSPGSPSATATGKAAGCAADDLDASMRQAAVRPPGTGTGAVIVEFANVSGKPCAVRGRPEVAGAGNGSPRNNRPLEVTPTGTSSEVLLAPGAKAWTKLTFVQVQGEGDGYCVSGTRPVTFPTLVIGLPGSGSHQVALDDGVVAECDNRVTVTVLQAQQPVRPS, via the coding sequence ATGCGCTGCAGCACAGGTATCCGCAGGGCGTCGGCGGCGCTGGTGTCGGTGTCGGCGGTCACCGCGCTCCTGACCGGGTGTCAGCCGGACGGAGGCCCCACGGCCCCGGCCCCGGCCTCGGACGACCGGGCCGGGGGCGCGGGGTCCTCCTCCCCCACCGCTTCCGGCACCTCGCGTCCCGCCGGGACACCTGATCCCACGGCGGGGGACCCGTCACCCGGGTCGCCTTCGGCCACCGCCACCGGTAAGGCGGCGGGGTGTGCCGCGGACGATCTCGACGCGTCCATGCGCCAGGCCGCGGTCCGGCCACCCGGCACCGGAACCGGCGCGGTGATCGTCGAGTTCGCCAACGTGTCCGGGAAGCCTTGCGCAGTACGGGGCCGTCCTGAGGTCGCCGGCGCCGGGAACGGCTCCCCGCGGAACAACCGCCCGCTCGAGGTCACGCCCACGGGCACCTCGTCCGAGGTGCTTCTCGCGCCGGGAGCGAAGGCCTGGACGAAGCTCACGTTCGTCCAGGTCCAGGGTGAGGGCGACGGCTACTGCGTCTCCGGGACCCGGCCCGTCACCTTCCCGACGCTGGTGATCGGCCTCCCGGGCTCAGGATCGCACCAAGTCGCCCTGGACGACGGCGTCGTCGCCGAGTGCGACAACCGGGTGACGGTCACCGTCCTTCAGGCTCAACAGCCGGTCCGACCATCGTGA
- a CDS encoding VOC family protein → MDHSGGLHPTLHSLTFDCTGDPYDLALFWGELLGRPLDPDDKPGDPEALLRDPAGGPRLLFVRVEEGKTAKNRVHFDLQPHGRTRAEEVARAVALGARLIADHTRPDGRGWVTLADPEGNEFCVERGDLDRVTDPAPE, encoded by the coding sequence ATGGACCACTCCGGCGGGTTGCACCCCACCCTCCACAGCCTCACCTTCGACTGCACCGGCGACCCCTACGACCTCGCCCTGTTCTGGGGCGAGTTGCTCGGACGTCCGCTCGACCCCGACGACAAGCCGGGTGACCCGGAAGCACTGCTCCGGGACCCCGCCGGGGGGCCGCGCCTCCTCTTCGTACGGGTCGAGGAGGGCAAGACCGCGAAGAACCGCGTCCATTTCGACCTCCAGCCGCACGGCCGGACCCGGGCGGAGGAGGTCGCCCGTGCGGTGGCACTCGGCGCCCGGCTCATCGCCGACCACACGCGGCCCGACGGCCGCGGCTGGGTCACCCTCGCGGACCCCGAGGGCAACGAGTTCTGCGTGGAGCGCGGGGATCTGGACCGGGTGACGGACCCGGCACCGGAGTAG
- a CDS encoding DinB family protein, whose protein sequence is MTTTRTDTPSAWDERTQLATFLDYVRDTARAKCEGVSAQDARSAPLPGSPLMTLGGLISHLRWVEYSWFQVIFLGEEDAGPWTDEDPDREMRIGVDVPLAELLSDYEQQAARYRALVAEHSLDDKARRPIRDGRHVDLRWILLHLIEETARHNGHIDILRELADGTTGS, encoded by the coding sequence ATGACGACGACACGAACAGACACGCCTTCCGCATGGGACGAGCGCACCCAGCTCGCCACCTTCCTCGACTACGTCCGTGACACCGCCCGCGCCAAGTGCGAGGGCGTCTCGGCGCAGGACGCCCGGAGCGCTCCGCTGCCCGGCTCCCCGCTGATGACCCTCGGCGGGCTCATCAGTCACCTGCGCTGGGTCGAGTACTCCTGGTTCCAGGTCATCTTCCTCGGCGAGGAGGACGCAGGCCCCTGGACGGACGAGGATCCCGACCGCGAGATGCGGATCGGCGTCGACGTCCCGCTGGCCGAACTCCTGTCGGACTACGAGCAACAGGCCGCGCGGTACCGGGCGCTGGTGGCCGAGCACTCGCTGGACGACAAGGCGCGGCGCCCGATCCGGGACGGCCGCCATGTCGACCTCCGGTGGATCCTTCTCCATCTGATCGAGGAGACGGCCCGCCACAACGGCCACATCGACATTCTGCGCGAACTCGCCGACGGCACGACGGGATCCTGA
- a CDS encoding AAA family ATPase has protein sequence MGASPGPRLILLCGLPGTGRTTLAERLARDLPAVRLCPDEWLLDLDVDLFDERMRGRLERRLWSHAQELLGLGQTVILEFGFWGRSERDEKRVAAHARGVPVELHHLAVPIDESTRRLEVRHREGGPGTVSISRELLEEYRMAFQAPDGHELSLFDAPPPGRHR, from the coding sequence ATGGGTGCGAGTCCCGGGCCCAGGTTGATCCTGCTGTGCGGGCTTCCCGGCACCGGCAGGACGACACTGGCCGAGCGTCTGGCGAGAGACCTCCCAGCGGTGCGTCTGTGCCCGGACGAATGGCTGCTCGATCTCGACGTCGACCTGTTCGACGAGCGCATGCGGGGCCGGCTGGAGAGGCGACTTTGGTCCCATGCACAGGAGTTGCTGGGGCTCGGACAGACCGTGATCCTGGAATTCGGCTTCTGGGGGCGTTCCGAGCGGGATGAGAAGCGCGTGGCGGCGCACGCACGTGGCGTTCCCGTGGAACTGCATCACCTCGCCGTGCCCATCGACGAGTCGACCCGCCGTCTTGAAGTCCGCCACCGTGAGGGCGGTCCGGGAACGGTGTCGATCAGCCGCGAGTTGCTCGAGGAGTACCGCATGGCTTTTCAGGCCCCCGACGGCCACGAGTTGAGCCTCTTCGACGCCCCGCCTCCGGGACGGCACCGTTGA
- a CDS encoding TetR family transcriptional regulator C-terminal domain-containing protein, whose protein sequence is MSAHMHFVLDQFDTQRGQFVVLNELCTRAVRDEAMRGTLDAGDTAWKDYLLGILRAGQDGGHLRAGLDPDAAAILITGFLKSLLLHPGLTGLRPQCRRRAAPESRTRVLTVLGLSAPSTNRVGPLWS, encoded by the coding sequence CTGTCGGCGCACATGCACTTCGTGCTGGACCAGTTCGACACGCAGCGTGGACAGTTCGTCGTCCTGAACGAGCTCTGCACACGCGCCGTACGGGACGAGGCCATGCGCGGGACCCTCGACGCCGGCGACACCGCCTGGAAGGACTACCTCCTCGGCATCCTGCGCGCGGGCCAGGACGGTGGCCACTTGCGTGCCGGCCTCGACCCCGACGCGGCCGCCATCCTCATCACCGGATTCCTCAAGAGCCTGCTCCTCCACCCCGGACTGACCGGACTCCGCCCGCAATGCCGCCGACGAGCTGCTCCGGAGTCTCGCACCCGCGTCCTGACGGTCCTCGGGCTGTCGGCTCCGTCCACCAACCGGGTTGGCCCGTTGTGGTCCTGA